In Maridesulfovibrio sp., a single genomic region encodes these proteins:
- a CDS encoding chemotaxis protein CheA — translation MSDDMTTQVFKEEAYELLGELETSLLELEEVPDDMDLINRVFRALHTIKGSGSMFGFEAIAEFTHEVETVFDKVRNGELSITKELLTLALSSRDHIYSMLESASGTGDPAVGSEILDGLKDYAAGTQADKPQEEAVEVPEAVVTDIPQEQDNSEPDKLYQISITPDSGSEVQGEDLSSLMQELANIGHVRSEIFHSGKEGETGGKWWDVIFESPVDSLSIEEIFFFTDVPISVKVREIAKEDFEEDLFDQGLDDGEESETPQGKKLGEILVERGDVHEEALSQVLADQKPSGEDSADHKPIGELLSEKGIVSKDKVNSALAEQAATKEFKSARKKTEVSSSIRVSAEKLDYLVDLVGELVIVQAQISQVVGERGDSSLVALSEELERLSDELRDSTLGIRMLPIGTTFSKFRRLVRDLSEDLGKKIDLQTNGAETELDKTVIERLSDPLVHLLRNSIDHGIETPDERQAKGKSGRGTITLTAEHSGGDVMILIEDDGKGMSPDAIRAKAVEKGLISPDSELSPKELYNLIFEPGFSTAKSVTNVSGRGVGMDVVKRAIDSLRGSIDIDSKEGKGTVITIRLPLTLAIIDGLQVRVEDGYYVIPLSLVEECVELTRKDVEDANGQQFVNLRGEIVPYIRIREWFEIEGESPAIEQIVITGLEGNRVGVVVDTVIGEHQTVIKSLGRVYRDVEGISGATIKGDGTLALILDIPKLFRTVLAEIKAAS, via the coding sequence ATGTCTGATGATATGACGACTCAAGTGTTCAAGGAAGAAGCCTATGAACTGCTTGGAGAATTAGAAACTTCATTGCTTGAATTGGAGGAAGTTCCTGATGATATGGACCTGATTAACAGGGTTTTCAGAGCTCTGCACACAATCAAAGGGTCCGGCTCCATGTTCGGCTTTGAGGCTATTGCAGAATTCACACACGAAGTCGAAACCGTATTCGATAAGGTCAGAAACGGAGAACTTTCCATTACCAAGGAATTGCTTACCCTGGCTCTTTCTTCACGCGACCATATTTATTCCATGCTTGAATCTGCTTCCGGAACCGGTGACCCGGCTGTGGGAAGCGAAATATTGGATGGGCTCAAGGATTATGCGGCAGGAACACAGGCAGATAAGCCGCAGGAAGAAGCCGTTGAGGTGCCTGAAGCAGTTGTTACAGATATTCCGCAGGAGCAGGATAACTCGGAACCGGACAAACTTTATCAGATCAGTATTACACCGGATTCAGGCAGCGAGGTGCAGGGTGAGGACTTAAGCTCCCTCATGCAGGAGCTTGCCAATATAGGGCATGTTCGTTCGGAAATATTCCATTCCGGCAAAGAAGGCGAAACAGGCGGAAAGTGGTGGGACGTAATCTTTGAAAGTCCCGTGGACAGTCTTTCCATTGAAGAGATTTTCTTTTTTACCGATGTTCCCATATCTGTAAAAGTACGCGAAATTGCCAAGGAAGACTTCGAAGAGGATCTCTTCGATCAGGGACTTGATGACGGAGAAGAGTCCGAAACGCCGCAAGGCAAGAAGCTCGGCGAAATACTCGTTGAGCGTGGAGATGTCCACGAAGAAGCTCTTTCACAGGTTCTGGCCGACCAGAAACCGTCCGGCGAAGATTCAGCCGACCACAAGCCGATCGGGGAACTGCTTTCCGAAAAAGGCATAGTCAGTAAAGACAAGGTCAACAGTGCTCTGGCGGAGCAGGCCGCGACCAAGGAATTCAAGTCTGCCCGGAAAAAGACCGAAGTTTCATCTTCAATCAGGGTTTCTGCCGAAAAACTGGATTATCTTGTGGATCTGGTCGGAGAGCTTGTCATTGTTCAGGCTCAGATAAGTCAGGTTGTGGGAGAAAGGGGAGATTCTTCTCTGGTTGCGCTTTCCGAGGAACTGGAGCGGCTTTCCGATGAACTGCGCGACAGCACGCTCGGAATCAGGATGCTGCCCATCGGAACGACCTTCAGCAAATTCAGACGGCTTGTGCGCGATCTTTCCGAAGACCTTGGTAAAAAGATTGATTTGCAGACAAACGGCGCTGAAACCGAATTGGACAAGACCGTAATCGAACGTCTCAGTGATCCTCTGGTACACCTTCTCAGAAATTCCATAGACCACGGAATAGAAACTCCGGACGAACGTCAGGCCAAAGGCAAATCCGGACGGGGAACAATTACGCTCACTGCGGAACATTCCGGCGGCGACGTAATGATCTTAATAGAAGATGACGGCAAGGGCATGTCCCCGGATGCCATCCGGGCAAAGGCAGTGGAAAAGGGATTGATTTCACCTGATTCCGAGCTTTCTCCCAAGGAACTTTACAACCTTATTTTCGAGCCGGGATTTTCCACGGCCAAGAGCGTGACCAATGTTTCCGGCAGGGGAGTCGGCATGGACGTGGTAAAACGCGCCATAGACTCACTTAGAGGCAGTATAGATATTGACAGCAAGGAAGGTAAAGGTACAGTAATAACTATAAGACTGCCTCTTACTCTGGCTATAATCGACGGACTGCAGGTCCGGGTGGAAGACGGATACTACGTAATTCCCCTTTCTCTTGTTGAAGAGTGTGTGGAGCTTACCCGCAAGGATGTGGAAGATGCCAACGGACAGCAGTTTGTAAATCTTCGCGGTGAGATCGTTCCCTATATACGCATCCGTGAATGGTTTGAAATCGAAGGAGAATCCCCGGCTATTGAACAGATAGTCATAACGGGACTGGAAGGGAACAGAGTCGGTGTTGTTGTGGACACGGTCATAGGCGAGCACCAGACAGTTATCAAAAGTCTTGGTCGGGTGTACCGCGATGTCGAGGGCATTTCAGGTGCCACCATCAAGGGAGATGGAACTTTAGCCCTCATTCTTGATATACCGAAGTTATTTCGCACTGTTCTGGCCGAAATCAAGGCCGCAAGTTAG
- a CDS encoding DUF2062 domain-containing protein produces MAKEYSRMEKLKRLLKLYYLKIMRINASPHYIAMGVGCGVFGGCFPVIPGLPLQTVIAVACAFITRSSKIAAAIATWISNPFNWLLFYYVQYKIGSFLLPLEVKFDPASWQVTDFMSIGWQGLAILIFGGFILGIPLGIISYFLALHFVRRHRKRKALRMLARRKVL; encoded by the coding sequence ATGGCCAAAGAATACAGTAGAATGGAGAAGCTCAAACGTCTTCTCAAATTATATTATCTGAAAATAATGCGCATCAACGCATCTCCTCATTATATAGCGATGGGCGTCGGTTGCGGAGTTTTCGGCGGGTGTTTTCCGGTGATTCCAGGACTGCCGCTGCAGACTGTTATCGCTGTTGCCTGCGCTTTTATTACCAGAAGCAGCAAGATTGCCGCAGCTATCGCTACTTGGATATCCAACCCGTTCAACTGGCTGCTTTTTTATTACGTACAGTACAAGATAGGCAGTTTTCTGCTGCCGCTTGAAGTAAAGTTCGATCCTGCGTCATGGCAGGTTACGGATTTCATGAGCATAGGATGGCAGGGGCTTGCCATTCTTATCTTCGGCGGTTTCATTCTCGGAATCCCTTTAGGAATCATATCGTATTTTCTGGCCCTTCATTTTGTCCGGCGACACCGTAAACGCAAGGCCCTCAGAATGTTAGCGAGACGTAAGGTGTTGTAA
- the fusA gene encoding elongation factor G, whose translation MGKIRNIGIIAHIDAGKTTVTERMLYFSGKIHRLGEVHEGTATMDYMPEEQERGITITSAVTTCYWKQNTVNIIDTPGHVDFTIEVERSLRVLDGAVGVFCAVGGVEPQSETVWRQSENYKVPKLVFINKMDRLGADFNAVLESMADKLGVKSLPVQVPDGGGEEFSAVYDIVRMKKLVFDRAADGDEFQVFDLEPSDEEFVAPWRERMCDTLSEIDDEFMERYLEDDIAPDYIDEVIRKATISLKLVPVFAGSALKNAGIQPLMDGVCRYLPSPLEVPKMSGIDPNTGVKRVIDPVVSGPFQALAFKVLMDSGRKMVLMRIYSGKIEPGETVKNFTQNSTERIARLFRMHAGRKERADIAGVGDIVAVAGLKDVRTGDTLSTGNEPLVLEQIELYKPVISLAIEPRNSAESEKLEEVLGKYLQEDPTLTLQTDEETGQIILSGMGELHLEVVLDRLRREYGLDPRAGKPQVVYQEIPGKEAESEYEFDRLLGDDKHYGFVRLSVEPMERGAGRSVVFAIDTNEWPSDWMDAVAEGISDGLQSGVIKGFPVQDIKVRVLEMRRREGESSVPGYHMAAGRALKNALAVSEPKLMEPIMDVEISVPDEFVGDVIGLLGSKGARIENMLDRNSQKIVQALSPLRSMFGFSTELRSSTQGRAGFVMKFHSFDVLS comes from the coding sequence ATCGGTAAAATTCGTAATATTGGGATTATTGCGCATATTGACGCAGGCAAGACCACCGTCACCGAGCGCATGCTTTATTTTTCCGGCAAGATTCACCGGCTGGGAGAGGTGCATGAAGGCACCGCAACCATGGACTACATGCCGGAAGAGCAGGAGCGCGGAATAACTATTACCTCCGCAGTAACCACCTGCTACTGGAAACAGAACACGGTAAACATAATAGATACCCCCGGACACGTGGACTTTACCATAGAAGTTGAAAGGTCTTTGCGCGTGCTGGACGGGGCGGTTGGTGTTTTCTGTGCTGTCGGTGGAGTTGAACCTCAGTCCGAAACCGTCTGGAGACAGAGTGAGAATTACAAGGTTCCCAAGCTGGTTTTCATCAACAAGATGGATCGGCTCGGCGCCGACTTCAACGCCGTTCTTGAATCCATGGCCGACAAGCTGGGAGTAAAATCCCTTCCTGTGCAGGTCCCGGATGGAGGGGGAGAAGAGTTCTCTGCCGTATACGACATCGTACGAATGAAAAAGCTCGTATTTGACCGGGCGGCAGACGGCGATGAATTTCAGGTTTTTGATCTTGAACCTTCCGATGAAGAATTTGTTGCCCCGTGGCGGGAACGCATGTGCGATACTCTTTCTGAAATCGATGACGAATTCATGGAAAGGTATCTTGAAGATGATATTGCGCCTGATTATATTGATGAAGTCATCCGCAAGGCTACAATTTCATTGAAGCTGGTGCCGGTTTTCGCCGGATCGGCACTTAAAAATGCGGGGATACAGCCGCTGATGGACGGGGTCTGCAGATATCTTCCGAGCCCGCTGGAAGTTCCTAAGATGTCCGGCATTGACCCGAATACCGGAGTAAAGCGGGTAATCGATCCGGTTGTTTCAGGACCTTTCCAGGCACTTGCCTTCAAGGTGCTTATGGATTCAGGGCGCAAGATGGTGCTCATGCGCATTTATTCCGGTAAAATCGAGCCGGGTGAAACCGTTAAGAATTTTACACAGAACTCGACTGAACGAATCGCGCGTCTTTTCCGGATGCACGCGGGCCGCAAAGAACGCGCAGACATCGCCGGAGTAGGTGATATCGTGGCTGTTGCCGGGCTGAAAGACGTCCGGACAGGGGATACACTTTCTACCGGCAATGAACCGCTGGTTCTGGAACAGATAGAACTGTATAAGCCTGTAATCTCACTTGCAATCGAGCCTCGAAATTCGGCTGAGTCCGAAAAACTTGAAGAGGTCCTCGGGAAATACCTTCAGGAAGACCCGACCCTCACACTCCAGACTGATGAGGAAACCGGACAGATCATCCTCTCCGGAATGGGTGAACTGCATCTTGAAGTTGTGCTGGATAGGTTGCGCAGAGAATACGGGCTTGATCCGCGAGCCGGAAAACCGCAGGTTGTCTATCAGGAAATTCCGGGCAAGGAGGCCGAATCTGAATATGAATTCGACCGGTTGCTTGGTGATGACAAGCATTACGGATTTGTCCGTTTGAGTGTTGAGCCGATGGAAAGGGGAGCCGGGCGCTCGGTTGTTTTTGCAATCGACACGAATGAATGGCCTTCCGACTGGATGGACGCGGTTGCGGAAGGAATAAGCGATGGCCTGCAGAGCGGCGTGATAAAGGGCTTTCCTGTCCAGGATATCAAGGTCAGGGTGCTGGAAATGCGCAGACGGGAAGGGGAATCCAGCGTCCCCGGGTACCACATGGCAGCCGGCAGGGCTCTTAAAAACGCGCTGGCGGTCTCGGAGCCGAAGCTTATGGAACCGATAATGGATGTTGAAATATCCGTTCCCGATGAATTTGTCGGCGATGTGATCGGCCTGCTCGGTTCCAAGGGAGCGCGCATTGAAAATATGCTTGACCGCAACAGCCAGAAAATAGTTCAGGCTCTGTCACCGCTTCGGAGCATGTTCGGATTTTCAACGGAGCTCAGATCGTCCACTCAGGGACGGGCCGGTTTCGTGATGAAATTTCACAGCTTTGACGTACTGAGTTGA
- a CDS encoding outer membrane protein assembly factor BamD, which produces MRIRILSFLVVFILLFCVSGCGIIDYYFLPKPEDTAQELYEAGVESMKEKDYYDAAEYFAKLKDRYPFSPYTIKAEVSLGDAYFLNKKYFDASEAYKEFSALHPGSEEIPYVLFQIGLSNFNIFSSIDRPQANITEALEYFYRVEEAYPDSQYAKASKDYIVKCRRILADHELYIADFFWRSEKYGSAWKRYAYVVRNFKDLPDVQKYAMKQAEMSYYEYQKTLSQDEREKLHGSWKELFDWL; this is translated from the coding sequence ATGCGAATCAGAATTTTATCATTTCTAGTTGTATTCATACTTCTTTTTTGTGTCAGCGGTTGCGGTATAATAGACTATTATTTCCTTCCCAAACCGGAAGACACTGCTCAGGAGCTCTACGAGGCCGGAGTGGAGTCCATGAAGGAAAAAGACTATTATGATGCGGCAGAATATTTTGCCAAGCTCAAGGACCGCTATCCGTTCAGCCCGTATACCATCAAGGCGGAAGTAAGCCTCGGTGATGCTTATTTTCTGAACAAAAAATATTTTGACGCCTCCGAAGCATACAAGGAATTTTCCGCACTCCATCCCGGCAGCGAGGAAATACCCTATGTTCTTTTTCAGATAGGACTCAGCAACTTCAATATCTTCAGTTCAATTGACCGTCCGCAGGCCAATATAACGGAAGCGCTTGAATACTTCTACCGTGTGGAAGAAGCTTATCCTGATTCCCAATATGCAAAGGCGTCCAAGGATTACATTGTCAAATGCCGCAGGATACTTGCGGACCATGAACTGTACATAGCAGATTTTTTCTGGCGTTCTGAAAAATACGGGTCCGCCTGGAAGCGCTATGCGTATGTGGTAAGGAATTTCAAGGACCTGCCGGATGTGCAGAAATATGCAATGAAACAGGCTGAAATGTCATATTATGAATACCAGAAAACGCTATCCCAGGATGAACGGGAAAAACTGCACGGCAGTTGGAAAGAATTGTTTGACTGGTTGTAA
- the trxB gene encoding thioredoxin-disulfide reductase, which produces MNSYDAVVIGGGPAGMAAALYLARAGVKFLVVEKLSHGGQMLLSDELENYPGFPQGIKGYELADRMAEHVGQYKYDHRYAAVDKIIPGGEYHEVVVEQEHIRTKVIIIASGVSFRKLKVPNEEKLLGRGVSYCALCDGNFYRNKVVAVIGGGNSALEESIYLSKLVKKIYLVHRRDQFRADKVFRDKCLDNPVIEPVLNSVVSRIVGETEVTGIELQDTVTGKYSELKVDGVFIFVGFNAVCDFFPENLATDRSGFIKTTCEMESSIPGIFAAGDIRSKKCRQIVTAVGDGATAATAAYAYLEHK; this is translated from the coding sequence ATGAATTCTTATGACGCCGTAGTCATCGGGGGCGGCCCAGCCGGTATGGCGGCCGCCCTTTATCTTGCGAGGGCAGGAGTTAAGTTTCTTGTCGTCGAAAAGCTTTCTCACGGCGGTCAGATGCTGCTAAGCGATGAATTGGAAAACTATCCCGGTTTTCCGCAGGGAATAAAAGGATATGAACTGGCAGACCGCATGGCTGAACATGTGGGGCAGTACAAATACGATCATCGTTATGCGGCTGTAGATAAAATAATTCCCGGTGGCGAATATCATGAAGTCGTCGTCGAACAAGAACACATCCGGACCAAAGTCATAATCATCGCTTCAGGCGTTTCATTCAGAAAGCTTAAAGTCCCCAATGAAGAAAAACTTCTCGGGCGCGGAGTTTCATATTGTGCCCTGTGTGACGGCAATTTTTACAGAAACAAAGTTGTGGCGGTCATAGGGGGGGGAAACTCCGCACTGGAAGAATCCATCTATCTATCCAAGCTTGTTAAAAAGATTTATCTGGTGCACCGCAGGGACCAGTTCCGGGCAGACAAGGTTTTTCGCGATAAATGTCTCGACAATCCGGTCATTGAGCCTGTACTGAATTCCGTGGTTTCCCGAATTGTAGGAGAAACCGAGGTTACAGGTATTGAATTGCAGGACACTGTCACCGGAAAATATTCGGAACTGAAAGTAGACGGGGTCTTTATCTTTGTAGGGTTCAACGCAGTGTGCGACTTTTTTCCCGAAAATCTGGCCACGGACAGATCCGGGTTCATCAAGACCACCTGTGAAATGGAATCGTCCATTCCCGGAATTTTTGCTGCCGGGGATATAAGATCCAAAAAATGCAGACAGATTGTAACTGCTGTGGGTGACGGCGCAACTGCCGCCACAGCAGCTTATGCGTATCTGGAACACAAATAA
- the trxA gene encoding thioredoxin: protein MALQVSDSNFQEEVLNSDKPVLVDFWAPWCGPCRAMGPVIDELSEEYAGQVKICKMNVDDNPTSPGKYGIRAIPTLILFKNGEVVDQTTGAVSKSSIKEMISSKAL, encoded by the coding sequence ATGGCTTTGCAGGTATCAGATTCCAATTTTCAAGAAGAAGTTCTCAATTCCGACAAGCCGGTTCTGGTTGATTTCTGGGCACCGTGGTGCGGTCCCTGTAGGGCTATGGGTCCTGTCATTGATGAGCTCTCCGAGGAGTATGCAGGTCAGGTGAAAATCTGCAAGATGAACGTGGATGATAACCCCACTTCCCCCGGAAAGTACGGTATCCGCGCCATCCCTACTCTCATTCTGTTCAAGAACGGTGAAGTTGTAGACCAGACCACCGGTGCAGTGTCCAAAAGCAGCATTAAGGAAATGATCAGCAGCAAGGCTCTGTAG
- the tsaD gene encoding tRNA (adenosine(37)-N6)-threonylcarbamoyltransferase complex transferase subunit TsaD, whose protein sequence is MLCLGIESSCDETGLALVRDGELIGEQLSSQIDIHAVFGGVVPEIASREHLRMLPVLFDELLRSCDVTMKDVDVVSVARGPGLQGCLLMGLNFAKGLALASGTRLVGVNHLWAHLTAPGLEQKLEFPSLGLLVSGGHTHIYLIESPTEFTLLGRTLDDAAGEAFDKTAKSLNLPYPGGKLVDEFGSRGTVDKKMFPTPYVNNDNLDFSFSGLKTAVATYVNQHPELRLSNMGLPEEGSEPADITTMRNNMLASFNYVVGKALAIKVERALERNRNVRSLIVAGGVAANSVVRSVMADVARRFKLPLVLPSMHLCTDNGAMIAYSGYLIASAGYRHELDLDAIPRGRVVPADWVCDCR, encoded by the coding sequence ATGCTCTGCCTCGGAATTGAAAGTTCCTGTGATGAAACCGGGCTGGCACTGGTACGTGACGGCGAATTGATAGGGGAGCAACTCTCCTCGCAAATTGACATTCACGCAGTTTTCGGAGGTGTGGTCCCGGAAATAGCATCCCGTGAACACCTGCGCATGCTCCCGGTCCTGTTTGATGAATTGCTTCGCAGTTGTGACGTGACCATGAAGGATGTGGATGTGGTTTCCGTTGCAAGGGGGCCAGGACTTCAGGGCTGTCTTCTTATGGGACTGAATTTTGCCAAAGGGTTGGCGCTGGCAAGCGGCACCAGGCTGGTAGGAGTCAATCATCTCTGGGCTCATCTCACCGCTCCGGGACTGGAGCAGAAGTTGGAATTTCCTTCACTCGGACTACTCGTTTCCGGGGGACACACTCACATATATCTGATTGAAAGCCCGACAGAATTCACATTACTTGGACGTACTCTGGACGATGCAGCAGGGGAAGCCTTCGACAAGACTGCAAAATCCTTGAACCTGCCGTATCCGGGCGGAAAGCTGGTTGACGAGTTCGGGAGCAGGGGGACAGTTGACAAAAAAATGTTCCCGACTCCGTATGTCAATAACGACAATCTCGATTTCAGTTTCAGCGGGCTCAAGACTGCGGTAGCAACCTATGTCAACCAGCACCCAGAACTTCGTCTTTCCAATATGGGGTTGCCGGAAGAAGGTTCCGAACCTGCCGACATAACGACAATGCGGAACAATATGCTGGCCTCCTTCAATTATGTAGTAGGCAAAGCTCTGGCGATAAAAGTTGAAAGAGCTCTTGAACGGAACAGAAATGTGCGTTCGCTGATTGTTGCAGGAGGAGTTGCCGCAAACTCCGTGGTACGCAGCGTGATGGCGGATGTTGCAAGGAGATTCAAGCTTCCGCTGGTTTTGCCATCGATGCACCTTTGTACCGATAACGGTGCTATGATAGCTTATTCCGGATACCTGATTGCCAGTGCCGGATACAGGCATGAACTGGATCTTGACGCGATCCCGCGCGGACGAGTGGTCCCTGCGGACTGGGTCTGTGACTGTCGCTGA
- the fbp gene encoding class 1 fructose-bisphosphatase, whose product MTQQITVTEHLLFHQKQIPGATGQFTHLFNELVLSAKIISREVNKAGLVDVLGFTGEVNVQGEEVKKLDEYSNRILIHRMARSGVLCAMASEENADIIDIPHGLPQGNYIIIFDPLDGSSNIDANVNIGTIFSIYRRKSKVGTPVQSSDVLQAGSEQVAAGYILYGSSTMLVFTTGDGVHGFTLDPGVGEFLLSHPNIKAPDNGKIYSVNEGYWPYWSEATKEVINYFKSADNIHNQPYSLRYIGSLVADFHRNMIYGGVFMYPADHRDPSKPRGKLRLMCEAAPMAMLIEQAGGRATDGQKRILDIVPDHLHQRVPLFIGSRHEVETIARIYRENEG is encoded by the coding sequence ATGACCCAGCAGATTACCGTAACCGAGCACCTGTTATTCCATCAGAAACAGATTCCCGGCGCAACAGGGCAATTCACTCATCTTTTCAATGAACTTGTCCTTTCAGCCAAGATTATATCCCGCGAGGTGAACAAGGCCGGGCTTGTCGATGTCCTGGGCTTTACCGGCGAGGTAAACGTTCAGGGTGAAGAAGTAAAAAAACTTGATGAATATTCCAACCGCATTCTGATTCACCGCATGGCCAGATCCGGGGTTCTCTGTGCCATGGCCTCAGAAGAAAATGCGGACATCATTGATATTCCGCACGGGCTTCCGCAAGGAAACTACATCATCATCTTCGACCCTCTGGACGGATCTTCCAATATCGATGCCAACGTCAATATCGGAACCATCTTTTCCATCTACAGACGCAAGAGTAAAGTCGGTACCCCGGTGCAGTCTTCTGATGTTCTTCAGGCTGGTTCGGAGCAGGTGGCCGCAGGATATATTCTGTACGGTTCATCGACCATGCTTGTTTTCACCACCGGCGACGGAGTTCACGGATTTACCCTCGACCCCGGCGTAGGTGAGTTTCTGCTCTCGCACCCCAACATCAAGGCCCCGGACAACGGGAAAATATACTCTGTCAACGAAGGATACTGGCCCTATTGGAGCGAGGCGACCAAAGAGGTCATCAATTATTTCAAATCAGCCGACAATATCCACAACCAGCCTTACAGCCTGCGGTATATCGGCTCCCTTGTTGCCGACTTTCATCGCAATATGATTTACGGCGGAGTATTCATGTATCCTGCCGATCATCGCGATCCTTCCAAACCGCGCGGCAAACTCCGGCTCATGTGCGAGGCTGCTCCCATGGCCATGCTCATAGAACAGGCCGGTGGACGTGCAACAGACGGGCAGAAACGGATTCTTGATATTGTACCGGACCATCTGCACCAGCGGGTCCCGCTATTCATCGGCTCCAGACATGAGGTGGAGACGATTGCAAGGATATACAGGGAGAACGAAGGCTGA
- a CDS encoding tetratricopeptide repeat protein: MQSKIEWYQEVLALEPSSKVFFPLARLYVEMGSHEKAVTTLRMGLDRHPDYLEARLLLVETLTRLERESEAKAAIAPLTRLFSSYPSFWKTWGDSVSEGNPDVAGAMAFLFSALHGSPISWSDVMSEGIKQLTGAAQSSASKTKPVDPDLRDIYEAQATFQRPAPEADGEYLSKEIAEAAARAESDTDEEDLTSPVVMKSLKTRTMADVLAAQGDLEGALDIYRELLCKADDGEKELLLKYMAEISEKISQSSGTDEMDEESRDPYNRHSKNKLISTLELLAGRLEARANR, encoded by the coding sequence ATGCAAAGCAAGATTGAGTGGTATCAGGAAGTTCTGGCCCTTGAACCGAGCTCGAAAGTCTTTTTCCCCCTTGCTCGACTTTATGTTGAAATGGGAAGCCATGAAAAAGCAGTTACCACTTTAAGGATGGGGTTGGATCGCCATCCGGATTATCTTGAAGCCCGTTTGCTGCTTGTGGAAACCCTGACCCGTCTGGAAAGGGAATCCGAGGCAAAAGCAGCTATCGCTCCGCTGACCCGCCTTTTTTCATCGTATCCGTCTTTTTGGAAGACCTGGGGGGATTCCGTTTCCGAAGGAAATCCGGATGTAGCCGGAGCCATGGCATTTCTGTTTTCGGCACTGCACGGCTCCCCGATATCCTGGTCGGATGTAATGTCCGAAGGAATCAAGCAGCTTACAGGGGCTGCACAGTCTTCCGCATCCAAGACAAAACCTGTTGACCCTGATCTTCGCGACATATATGAAGCACAGGCTACTTTCCAACGTCCCGCTCCGGAAGCTGACGGTGAATACCTTTCCAAGGAAATAGCAGAAGCAGCGGCAAGGGCTGAATCAGATACCGATGAAGAGGATCTGACCAGTCCAGTTGTCATGAAAAGCCTCAAGACCAGAACAATGGCCGACGTTCTGGCTGCACAGGGCGACCTTGAAGGAGCCCTGGACATCTATCGCGAGCTTCTCTGTAAAGCCGATGATGGAGAAAAGGAACTACTGCTTAAATATATGGCTGAAATCTCGGAAAAAATCAGTCAGTCCAGTGGCACTGATGAGATGGATGAAGAAAGCAGGGACCCTTACAACAGGCATTCCAAGAATAAACTGATCAGCACCCTTGAACTTCTGGCCGGGCGTCTTGAAGCACGTGCCAATCGTTAA
- a CDS encoding septum formation initiator family protein: MLRSRVLLGLLVVINLVLVIRLGLSEQGVFGFLELDKKVTELEKKIEAADNRTVELSLEIRRLKTDRAYQEKIIRSRMNYVKQNEILYIFPQTGKVTDQGAESDAKQD; encoded by the coding sequence ATGCTGCGAAGCAGAGTTTTACTGGGGCTGCTGGTTGTCATCAATCTTGTGCTCGTTATCCGGCTGGGACTGAGCGAGCAGGGTGTTTTCGGCTTTCTGGAACTGGATAAGAAGGTTACGGAGCTGGAAAAAAAGATCGAAGCGGCGGACAACCGTACGGTTGAACTGAGTCTTGAAATCCGGAGGTTGAAAACCGACCGGGCTTATCAGGAAAAAATTATCCGCAGCAGAATGAACTATGTCAAACAAAACGAAATACTGTACATTTTCCCGCAAACCGGGAAGGTAACCGACCAGGGAGCTGAATCAGATGCAAAGCAAGATTGA
- the pgsA gene encoding CDP-diacylglycerol--glycerol-3-phosphate 3-phosphatidyltransferase — MFNLANTLTLGRIFAAPVIIVLLYYPNKITMFLAALVFFLASLTDFFDGYIARRSNQVTNLGKFLDPLADKLLICSTLIMLTYLGYISGWITAVIVCRELAVTGLRAIAVDMGLVLAADKFGKLKTVMQSFALGPLLLHYPYFGLDMHGIGTVILYIALFLTVFSGANYMYNLHKVWLTNE, encoded by the coding sequence ATGTTCAATCTTGCCAACACGCTGACCTTAGGACGTATTTTTGCCGCCCCCGTCATAATTGTTCTGCTTTATTATCCGAACAAAATAACCATGTTTCTGGCGGCGCTGGTCTTTTTTCTGGCCTCGCTGACAGATTTTTTCGATGGCTACATCGCGCGACGCAGCAATCAGGTCACGAATCTCGGCAAGTTTCTGGACCCTCTGGCAGACAAGCTGCTGATCTGTTCCACGCTCATCATGCTGACCTATCTCGGCTACATAAGCGGTTGGATAACCGCTGTAATAGTCTGCCGCGAACTGGCTGTTACAGGCCTGCGAGCCATTGCCGTGGACATGGGATTGGTTCTTGCGGCAGACAAATTCGGGAAACTGAAGACGGTCATGCAGAGTTTCGCACTGGGCCCGCTTCTGCTTCACTATCCGTATTTCGGACTGGATATGCACGGGATAGGTACGGTTATTCTTTACATAGCACTGTTTTTAACTGTATTTTCAGGTGCCAATTATATGTACAATTTGCACAAAGTCTGGTTAACTAACGAATAA